The nucleotide window aatttgatttcaaatttaccaaaatttccttatttaaaattttcttatatgaaggcgtatgattaatattaattaggcaGTTGCTACGGAAAATCTtgaataacttttttgtttgcaaaaacagttaaacaatttatttggtACTGATATACAACACATTAGGCATCATTATAATATAAAACTCTGcttataaaaactattaaaaattaaaactttttatataaagaaaaaaatttttttgttaaatttttgaaaaattttaaaatttttgtaaacctttgaaaatattgattttaattttattaatttgtgaaGCAGGCTTTAGTTGAAAACTATTGCTAtagttttttgtgtaaattttattagaaatttacaaaaatttcgttatttaacattttcttatatgaaggcgtatgattaatattaattattcagTTGCTAcggaaaatctttaataacttttttgtttgcaaaaacaGTTGAAACAATTTATTTGGTACAGATATACAACACATTAGGCATCATTATAATATAAAGCTCTGCTtataaaaactagtaaaaattacaaatttttacaaaaagaaaaaatttttttgttaaattttaaaatttttgtaaacctttgaaaatattgattttaattttattaatttgtgaaGCAGGCTTTAGTTTGAAAGTATTGATATagttttttatgtatatttgattttaaatttaccaaaatttcattatttaacattttcgtATAtgaaggcgtatgattaatattaattaggcaGTTGCTACGGataatctttaataacttttttgtttacaaaaattgttaaacaatttattcGGTACAGATGTACAATACATTAGGCATCATTATAATATAAAGCTATGCTtataaaaactagtaaaaattaaaaatttttacaaaaagaaaaaatattttttgttaaatttttgaaaaattttaaaatgtttgtaaaactttgaaaatattgattttaattttattaatttgtgaaGCAGGCTTTAGTTGAAAACTATTGCTAtagttttttgtgtaaattttattagaaatttacaaaaattgctttatttaaaattttcgtttatgaaggcgtatgattaatattaattaggcagttttgaaagaaaattttgaataactttTGTGTTTGCcgaagaatttaaaatattttaattgtggataaaagtaaacatattagGCTTCTCAGAAAGACTGCAAACAATATAGAAATCCTAATAcaactttagaattttttaaaaagaaaaaaatatttttttggagaatTTAACTTTTTCCTAAAATAGAAAatctataataatttttttcttagctaaaataattacattttatttggcATAGAAACAAAACTCTTCAGGCATCATTATCATATAACTCATAGATTACAAAAgctagtaaatatttaaaatttttataaaaagaaaaaatattttttttacaaaattttaaatttaaaattcttgtaaactttatgaaaatatcgatgtttatttttatttatatttgaagcaggtttttgtataaaactattgctgtaattttttgtgtaaatttggttttaaatttacaaaaatttcgttatttaacattttggtatatgaaggcgtatgattaatattaattaagaagTTGTTAGagtaaatccttaataacttttgtgtttgttaaagaatttaaacaattttaattgtggcttaaagaaaacatattaggctttgtataaaaactgaaaactttatagaaattgtaataaaatttaaaaaaaaattcaaaagaaaaaaaatattttttaaaattgtttactttttcattaaaataaaaacaattttaagttttccacatattttaaacttaaagatttggaaatattaaaaaaaaaatcgaaattcttagttttttttagaatttaaacttAGATTTCTTTGGTTATTTCTCATTTTGCTCTTGTCTATTTTCCTACTAAGGCTCTtgctataaaatatatacataaataaaaatgtttgaaaaaaaaacatgaaattataacataaaatattgaaaccaaaatgtaagtatttgtctgtatgcaaaaaaaaaaataaagcaaaatagaATAAAAACCCCTGAGAAGTTGTATCATACAACACCCACTCGGTGAAACTAAATGCATTTAGGTTTCAGCTTTTCGtgttatatgtttttttctgtatttctaCTACATGTTTTCCTTTAGTTCTTGTGATTTCATACATTTCCTTTATGTCAACGATTATAATGTGTGTAATGtccttttttttctctctctccctcttatattttaaacaaataaatttcatcagCATGCGTTTTTacgttaaacatttaaaatttcttttttttaagttttttttttttgttggtaagaGATGTCCTTTTTTAGCCTTGCAACAGCAcaaatggttttttttatttggccattaaaaaaaatttaaaattattagctTTTTTTCGGCGAAAAAACCCCCAGCTCAAGGAAAGGGTGGATAGGTTGAGCCTGAGTAGCAACAACAAGCTTGCTTTATTTATATGTTGTATATCCTGCGGCAAATGCGCATAATGAGCGCGTATTATTTGCATATGCAGTTGTTTTAATATccttgtatttttttcttcatttttttggTACATTACTGCTTTAGTTGCTATTTTAGTGGGAggggtttttgacaattttttttttgtaatataaaactGTGTCCCATGTATAAAAACTCTTACTCCTTTAATAGATTTTTGCTTACTTTTACATTAAGTTCTGgtgttttggtaatttttttttgtgtgtttttaaaacaatttaaaaaaaatgttaatgtacatgccttagtttttttaaaaagctgaAATTTATTTCCTTgtgagtttatatttttttattaagcgtAAATCCTTTGCCGTTTGGATAATGATATGTGGTTATACAGTTgctttgttaaaattatttaaaattttccacaaaaaaaaaatataaaaaatagagcAAATATGTTGAGTATGTAACTCccttaatggcaacattttggGCGGAGTTATTAAAAGCATTTgggtataaataaattatattttaaaaggtttttttgttttaatataaataaaaagcattaaaatgatttatgtTTAAAGCAAAGGAAAAACTTAGCAAAGACACCAACCCTTGATCTTCAACTTCTACGAGCGAATCAAAATCGTTGCAAAATCTTATATTAAGTTTCATATCTCaattttttactggaattcaaacAAGGTATTGATTGCTTAccaaaatgtattttcaaaaattaatctcTCCTCTTCTAAGGGTAATTTTTGATCCAAAAATTAATCTCTCCTCTTCTAAGGGTAATTTTTGAtcctaaataaatatgttaaaaatccttaaaacaactcaaaaataagtattaaagattttaaatttgatctatatatcaatggatattAGAGTCCAGTTATTAATTTCGTTACTTTAAAATCTCTAGATGATCgttgtggaaatagaacattcgaGTTTTTTCCGTTAGATTATTCCTGAGACTTCTAGAAGTtggcgctgtgtatataaatacatagtAACAGTGAGTTAGTGTATCGTAGTTAACATCAACcgtattcacaaaatttttttgaaacaaaaattttttaataccaacatttttttctccaacattttttttactcttcgccatgagtggcaggtaggttggacctacaatgtgtcaaaatcgggaaaaatatttttaaccagaatttttttttcatcaaaattttgtttgtcataaattatttttccaaaaaaaacattttttaaaaattaaaaaaaacaatttcgaaaagaaaaaaatttaaaaaacctatttataaaaaaattttgaaaaaaaatataaaaaaaaatatttttaagtataaattggtgaagggtatttaagattcggcacagccgaatatagcttgttttttactaaatttttttgttcagtttttaaataatttttaagtgttttcatacaaaaattttaaaattgttttcctttcgtgtttctgaatAAGGCCCTTAATATTTTCTTCAGTGAATATTTTTCTATACGGCCCATTATTGACATCATCATAATTCCTgcaacttttttaaacaaattcgattcttataaattcaaattttcattttaattcctTCATCTTTAACACTTATCTGTTTAAGTTctattatttcaattatttttctcAACATTTATCTTATTTTCTTAACTTACAGCTTCTATTTATTTCACTTTAAATCCCTTTGTAAAATCcttaatatattttacaaaattttattttaattcagcaaatattttgtaatttttatttctttaattcttttattttagaGCCTCAAATCTGGATGGTCATTTCTTTACAAATAATCCCCATTTGGAATTAAGACAATTGCGCTGGCATCCCGCCTCACCCACAGATTCACATTTGCTGGTGCTTCTAAGCGACAATACAATAAGGTAACAGAGCAACACTAAACAACCTGGGATTAGCAAACAACTAATTTATAAACTAAAACATTTCTAATACCTTTAACacggtttttaattttcttttttgttttgctctCTATTTTAAAGGGTTTATGATAATGCCGTCTTACGCCATGTTTGGCAAGTGGGTCCCATACCTTTGAAAACCGATGGTAATCCCAACTCCTCCACGGTTTATGCTTTGGGCGAAGCGGCTGTAGATTTTGATATTGCACCAGCTGTTAATGTGGCCGAAAAGCAAGCAAACATGAATAACAACACTTTAACAAGCAACTCCACCATAAGGGAGCAAAAAAGTTTAATGAATAGCACACGTTTAAGTCAGGTTACCTTAAATAGAACTGCATCATTAAATGAAACTAATAAGGTAAGttgaaaataaacataaaagaaaaacaattgtttaagaaaaatcgtctaattttttaatattttaatagaatcCATCAGCTAAAGGTGAGAAAATTGAATGGCCTATAGTTATATTGCGAGAAAATGGCAATATTTATGTGTTAATGTCCGGTTTGGATACGGATaggtaagtttttaatgaatgaaTTAGAAAACTAATGAGAATTAAAGGTTTTTgggccaatattttaaatagaacATAAACATTTAGCCCCCCAATTAGACTAGCAATAAAGCAGTAACGCCGGCAGAACAACGGATTAATATTTACTTATGTTACTCTAGGTCtacacgtagcaatatttattttcgTAAAATGTGATTGCGTCCATAAAATTTACGATGTGCAGACCGCaattgccatatgtagcaatccattgcgcaatgattgcttTACTAATTGCCTGAGCAAGTATagctaagcaataagctgtcatttcagttgtcattaatataattattattgacAGATACCAAAAAGATTTGTCTTTACTGGAGATAACATAATTTTGTCATTTGCTGAATATGTTAATGAATTTATTGCCAGTCTAGACCATGAGCTATAGAAAtctgtttaaatatttacttaatattgtaaAACTAATTTGAATAAAGTAGTTGAAAGCAAAACTcattgtaaatttttcaaaattgtatttttatcttaatatatttctttttccAGACCTCGTTTACAGGGGCCTCTGACTATCACCCCGTCTACTGTGGATAATTATGGTTTAGATTCTTGTTCCATATTGGTAATACCATCTTTGCCCCCCACCTTGGTTATAGCAGAAACTAATGGCAAATTGCATCATGCCTTGTTTATGGAAGCTGAAAATGCCGAAGATGTAAGTTAATTTCTAGTAATTCTGTTTTATTCATAAgatttctaaataaattgtctttttttcatttagtccTTTAATGAagttgatgaaaatttaataattcaccCCTCCGAATGGTGTGTACATGTTTTGGAGACAGTCGAATTGGAATTGGGTTTGCCCAAGGAGGAAATACATCAGCCCTACTTTTGTCCCATACATTTGAAGAGGTAAGACTTAAGGGCATGGTTCAGCAACTCGACCggaaaataattttgatattttttgtaagaaaatgaCTCAAAACTAAGTGATTTTCATAttagaatttgaaaattgttttccggTCGTGTTTATGAATCAGTCGCTAAGAAAATACAAACCTAAGggtctcattttataaaaacaaacgttttgaaagaACTTGAGTTTTACCGATAcacattttttcaaactttgGTCGTTTCGCTTTATAAAATGAGGACCTATATCTATCATTTTTGGACCCATTTAtaggaaaaaagtattttttgatctttaaattaaaatgtttaataatctttctttttatttgCAGAGATTTCATCAATGAATTACGTTATTTTGCTTATCACAACACTGGTCTACATGTTATCACTGTAAATTTTATAGCAGAATTACAAAGATTCTTGGAAAATGAAGGTAGTTACCAAATTTAATATAAGCCATGAACAAATTCTATAAATTCTGAAAGGAAAACTAATTGatcttaacaaatttaaattgacCTTTTTCTAATACAATATTAAACTATATTTACAAGCCTATTGTCACTGCCAATCGCTTGTAGAAAAGCCTATAATAATAACTCTAAATTTCcccttttttattacagtcaATTCCGATATCAACACCCTTTCCACTCCCTCACATGCCGAGTACATAGTCTGCACCAAAATCGATACCAGCGAGAATATTAATGCTGTCTTGGGTTTTGTACTCATGCAAATGCCCTCCTGTGCCGTATTGCTTTTAAGtagtggccaagttattagcttgAAATTGGTTATAGATCCTAAACTACTAGCTGATTGTCTCACAATATCCAAAGATGACAATAATCTCACCAAAAACGAagatatacaacaaaatcaactaaatcAGATATTGGGTCCCTCATTTATAGATCATgtcaagaatattttaaaacgtACAGTAACCCAGCCCATTTTATCGTTGGACAAATCAGCAAATCCCTCGCCCCAAGAGTGCTATGAGTTAATGGCCCAGGCCGTTGAGGTTTTGAGGTCACAGTACTTGCAGAGACATGAAATGGTAAGAGCTGAATTTTCCCGACGTATACACACCATTAAATTGTGCAAGGAACAACAGAAACAAGATATAGAAGACTTGGAAAATGAACGAGAAGTTATTAGGGATAAGGCTCATAAATTGGCTGAGAGATTTGAGGAGATCAGTGATCAACAGGAGGTTTTAACAAAACGGTAGGATTTCTTCAAATTTTCCCCATTAATTTATTgataatagcaacaaatttcCTACTTTTTATTTCTTAGCTGCCAAGACTTCATGCGCCAGGCTAATACTTGTTTACCCAGCAACACTTTGGCCGAAAAAGAATTTGCCCAGGAAGTGGAAAGAGTTAATaaattaaccaaaaatatgGTCAACTCTTTGCAGAAATCTAAAGAAGCCATCAACAAGCAACTATATCATGtaggttttattattttccctataaaatttatagtttaattaatgaattttcgTTTTAATAGATTTCCAAATACCAGGAGAACTCCAAAAAGAAAACCTTTGAATTGCCCGAGACACAAGAACGCACTATCAAGgatattttattgcaaatgtaagtttaaaagaatcatttttaatattttaatttggttGGATATTTAGGTctgttcaataaataaaaagtattacgaattattatatattttcattgaaacACTAAAACatgataaaatttaaacaatttgtaataattcgtaATATTTGCTTGTTACTGAACAAATCTATTATTTCATCACATCAAGCGGCCATTTTGTGAAATTAGTAAAGCCACGCAAACAAACACTCACATTATGGTTGTTGTCTAGAATTGTTTACCATTTTAAGTTAGCAAATATTTTCACCTTTGGGATGAATTATACACCACTTAGTGGTAGAAATGTTATATTCCTTGATAAACTGTTATATTTAGTATGTTCTCAAACCATTTAGTAAATTTTAGCAAACatcaacttaaatttttatttcaaagtataACAGTCTATATTTTCAGTAATATAATGGTTATAATTGATGATTTTTAGTACATTTGGGAGTTTAGGAcagttaaaaatgttgttactaAAAGTTTATACTTTTTCACATCAATAATACTaaaggttttttataaaaaatacttttatacccgaagatttctatggaaaataattagttataatgaagattttttgtagaaaatactgCAATACAGatgatttatatagaaaatactgttatactgaagattttcaatattaaatgctgttatacagaagacattttagaaaaaaatactgttatactgaagattttctatagaaaatactgttatactaaaaatgttctttagaaacgacttttatatagaagattttcaatagcaaagactgttatactgaagaatttttttaaagaaatgagTTATACTAAAGATGAGTTGAAGAAAAGATTTTTATACTGAATATTTCTTTAgataatattgttattttttcctGCTACATCTTGAAAATAGTTTGAAAGTATCTAATGAGTACATTGATCAGTATATTTCCTTTTATTCTTATTACTTTGCATTGGAGTTTTCGTTTCTTAAAACGCGTGGCCTTGTTTTAGGataacattttgtaaatgttgccTTCATCCTCTCAAAATGATTCCATGTTTGTGTACACAGAACAAATAATATGTCCTTTTTAACATGGGCTTCCTGAATcacaatttttagtataaattatCAGCTTTTTCACCCagtttttaaaacgttttaattttaagtattttaaacaataaatactttaattttacttaaagaAAATCCCATGAGAAATGAAATGATTGAGTCTGCAGTTAATTTAAAGGCAACATTTGCATCCTCTTATCAAATTGAAGGCAAAATATATCCACTTTAATCCtctttggtttatatttatagaaaataacagGCTAatactaatatttgttttataagagTTCAATATTGTAAGAGACGTTTCTTCAAGTTTTCatccatattttttaagattgttaCAACACAATTTTATATCTGTCCTCTCATTTTCTCCATTTGTATCTTATCTTTGAAAACAGTTCCAGAACTTAGTTTTGAATGCTaaacttgcattttttttttgaaacttttatTAGAACTTATATATTTTGACCAAATTAATCTGAAATTCAGGAGCTCTATCAGGATGTAAAATTCAGTTTAAGATTCCCAAATTTAGATTTGTATCAATGATTCGTTTCATTACCACACAAGTTCATCTCTTTCCTTtcatcttttccatttttttttaaattttttttttaaccctctctctttctctctctccCTTTCCAGGACCGCCGAAATCGATGGTCAAATAAAGGAAGTAAAACgtattaataaaattgtgggtatttaaattgaaaacacaCTACGttcgttttttttacaaaaatttactttctttttttttattctttgcttaaaaatatcaataaaaataaaaaaaaatatataagtgtTTTACATTACAATTACACGTTGTTTTCTCTTCTTTTTCTTTTTCGCCTTCTTACGCAGTGTATTATATCTTCTAATGTGTTTAACAATAAACGCCTTAAACTCATGACCGTCGTATTTGCGCCACGATACTGttagtaaaattaaagaattaacatagaaaaataatcttaaaaataaattttcattattgacATTATCATCATTGCTCCAAAAATGTTCACGGAAATTTTCGTAGACTGCATTTATGCATATATAAGTTAGGATGGCTATACAGCGTTGCATATCTTGCCAGGTGCCACGGGCCAACATTAATATAAGTGCCTCGTGGACATAATCGGCAAGTCAATGATCAATTAAGGGACCCCaaaacattttagaaatttttgtctCATCTTCGGTTACAAAGAATTGGCGGCCCAGGTGTACGAACTCTTTGAGTGACACTTGGCCGTCACCGTTAATGTCTATCACAGCAAAAGAAATGGCGGCATCCTCGTCGGACAGGCCCAAACAGCGGAAGAATAGTTTGTATTGGTCTAAATCTAAGTGGCCGCTATGGTCATAGTCAACAGCCTGTAATTAAAAACGAaaagataaattaattttttgtttcttttatcggatttgttttgaaatttaccTTGAACAAATAGGGCAGGAAACGTCCTACTCTTTTGTACATTTTCTCATCATTTAAACGATGATGCAGATCAGTTAGGAATTGTTCAGCTGTTACTAGATTGTAGGGGGTTATTTCACCAAATTGCTCTTCCCAGGTTTGTTTCATTACTTGCAAGAATTCATCGGATAATTCTGGTGTCAAGTGACCCAAATCGGAGAAACGTTTGTGCAATAAGGTAAAATCATCAAATGAGATCACACCATCACGATTAACATCCAAAATGCGATGTAAGGTGCGCATTTTACGGCGCCAAAATTCGGAATCACCCtggaaatttacaaaaaaaatataggggTAAGTTAGTGTGTTTTCTACAAATTTTTGCAGGattcttaaaacaaaataaataataaatttagacaaaattccagcacatttattaaaaattcgaagAGCCATTGGTTTTTTGGTGGCATGAAGttttctcttttgttgtgtAGAGAGCCATCAAGTCTTCTCTATAAAAACAGTTCCTAACTCAGttttaaattcctaaaatctcagtttttttatgaaacattTGATTAGAATTTGTATTTGGAGTAAATTCATGTAAATTCTATCAGGTTTTTACTTCAGAAACAGTTAACAATACAGTTTAAGACTCTCATAATTGGATTTGCATCTTTTCTACAAATAACAGTTCTAAAACACAGTTTTGAATTTCTGAACTTGTAGTTTTTTATGAAACTTTTATTAGAATTTGAATTTGCAACAACTTTATGTTAAAGTCAGCTTTATTAGGTTTTTTCTATTAAACCAAATTtggatttgtttaaattttctgtaaaactTGAGAGCCATCAAGTCTTCTCTATTAAAACCGATTCAAACTCAGTTTTAGATTCCTGAAATCCcagttttttaaagaaacttttattagaattttaattttaaccaaatttagGTTAAAGTCAGGGGCTGTTCGCTGTTTTCTGCAGAAGCAGTTGCATAACTAAGTTTTACACTGCCAAACATCCAGGTTTTTCTATGAGACTAttattcaaatttgaatttagaCAATAGCTATGGAGAAACAGTGATAAAACTCcccatttttgtataaatttaaatatttatatgctgttttgtttaatgaaatcattttaaaaactaGACTTTCTTATTGATTGTTTGTTtgccaaacaaatttcaaacattttgtaaacaaattaaccttaaaaagaaaCTGTTGTTTAaccaatttacataaaaattcttaaaatttctaaaaagcgtaaaaatgttttcaacaaacaaaacaaagtagtttattattttggctgAAGGCGGTTGATAGAATATTAAACATTCAATTAATATGGCAAACAtgtattgtaaatattattatgtattgttttgttgtttaaattttttttttttgtttaatcacGTCTCAGCCACGCTTAACGTTCTTctttaatttagattttaatttgtttaagaatttagtttcaattagttttaaatagttttggtGTAACTAACTTACCTTTTggctatatttttgtttaacttcTTGTCTTTTACGTTCATAATCATCATCAGAATCGGAATCACTGTCAATATCTTCCTGTTGTCTAGataaattttgaacttttttattataaatacgtGTGGCTTGGCCAGCTTGATTTTTGGTGGGATGATTGGTTTGTAAAGCTAATGGGGTAGATTTTATTAAGCCAGAATTTGTAGAAGATATAGGACGGCTGTGTGTGGAGTTctggaattaaaaataaaaatgaaataaaaagaaaaattattaataatgtttatttaaataaaatcataaattcgATTGTAGGTCTGTATTTTCTCTCAGGTAAATAAACctctttacattttaaaatgtgtgtCATTTTAAGTAAACAAGTGGGCTTGTTTGAAAATCATttgattgttatttatttgtttgctgtattttgaaactcattttttagGCATGTTAAATGTAATgatttgtaaattgtaaatataAAGTCAATATTAGctttttacaaaacattttaatgtATAACCAAATATCAATATCATCAGCTATCAAGATCATTCAAAAACCCATGAATATAAagagcaaacaaataaaaaatacagaGTTTCCTAATCTTATGACAAACATGCTGCCAAGAAACACTAACTAAAGATTGGGTTAATGAACattaaaaggaaattaaaaaaacatcaaaattaaccTAACAGTTCCGCATGTTAAATAAGATAAAgcaatattgaaaaaaacattCAAGGTTGTGAATTCAATACACCGAattcttaaaacaaaaacaataagaaaatcgaaaaattaaaacatacatattaaaaaaaagatgtttaatttgttttcaaaatggttATCTTTACAAATTATTAGG belongs to Calliphora vicina chromosome 4, idCalVici1.1, whole genome shotgun sequence and includes:
- the mbo gene encoding nuclear pore complex protein Nup88 is translated as MASTDCLQLNKTSMFAKIRAGLPVERLQTQNLLECKDDLLYCWDSQENSLLVLNWRAAMAKGFEEVKYQTLIPSVPLSFEVERVLTSNEGSLIALAGPRGVCLLELPRRWGANGQFMEGKAKIICRASNLDGHFFTNNPHLELRQLRWHPASPTDSHLLVLLSDNTIRVYDNAVLRHVWQVGPIPLKTDGNPNSSTVYALGEAAVDFDIAPAVNVAEKQANMNNNTLTSNSTIREQKSLMNSTRLSQVTLNRTASLNETNKNPSAKGEKIEWPIVILRENGNIYVLMSGLDTDRPRLQGPLTITPSTVDNYGLDSCSILVIPSLPPTLVIAETNGKLHHALFMEAENAEDSFNEVDENLIIHPSEWCVHVLETVELELGLPKEEIHQPYFCPIHLKRDFINELRYFAYHNTGLHVITVNFIAELQRFLENEVNSDINTLSTPSHAEYIVCTKIDTSENINAVLGFVLMQMPSCAVLLLSSGQVISLKLVIDPKLLADCLTISKDDNNLTKNEDIQQNQLNQILGPSFIDHVKNILKRTVTQPILSLDKSANPSPQECYELMAQAVEVLRSQYLQRHEMVRAEFSRRIHTIKLCKEQQKQDIEDLENEREVIRDKAHKLAERFEEISDQQEVLTKRCQDFMRQANTCLPSNTLAEKEFAQEVERVNKLTKNMVNSLQKSKEAINKQLYHISKYQENSKKKTFELPETQERTIKDILLQMTAEIDGQIKEVKRINKIVGI
- the CBP gene encoding sarcoplasmic calcium-binding protein, giving the protein MAFSLISRGLLRTSRELLERNMAVGAVTVLNGFVDIDINNSTHSRPISSTNSGLIKSTPLALQTNHPTKNQAGQATRIYNKKVQNLSRQQEDIDSDSDSDDDYERKRQEVKQKYSQKGDSEFWRRKMRTLHRILDVNRDGVISFDDFTLLHKRFSDLGHLTPELSDEFLQVMKQTWEEQFGEITPYNLVTAEQFLTDLHHRLNDEKMYKRVGRFLPYLFKAVDYDHSGHLDLDQYKLFFRCLGLSDEDAAISFAVIDINGDGQVSLKEFVHLGRQFFVTEDETKISKMFWGPLIDH